Below is a genomic region from Alphaproteobacteria bacterium.
GAGTCGCTGATCGGCGTGATGCTCGTCGAGCGGACGCGGCGCGTGGTGCGCTTCACCCCGCTCGGCATCCGGGTGGCGGAAAAGGCGCAGCGGATCCTGCGCGAGACCGAGGATCTGGCGGACATGGTGCGCGCGGCCGGCGAGCCGCTCGCCGGCGAGCTCCGGATGGGCGTGATCCCGACCATCGCTCCGTTCCTGCTTCCGACCTTGCTTCCGCGACTGCGCGATCAATGGCCGGACCTCAAGCTCTACCTGCGCGAGGAGACCAGCCAGGCGGCCTGCGACGCGCTCCAGCGCGGCCAGCTCGATTGCGTGCTCCTCGCCCTCCCCTTCGCCTGCGGCGAGGTCGAGCGGGCTGAGTTGTTCGAGGACCGTTTCCTGATCGCCTTTCCGCCCGGCGCGGCCGATGGCTTGCCCGACGCGGTGCCGGCCTCGGCGATCGACGAGACCAAGCTGCTGCTGCTCGAGGACGGCCACTGCCTCAAGGACCATGCGCTTTCCGCCTGCAACCGGCCGGAGATGCGCGCCGAGGCGGCCATTCTCGGCACCTCGCTGCATACTTTGGTGCAGATGGTCGACAACGGCCTCGGCACGACGCTCGTCCCCCAAATGGCCGTCACCGCGGGCATTCTCGAGGGCACCCGGATCGTCGCCCGCCGCCTCGACGCCGACCACCCGTCCCGCCGCATAGCCCTCGTCTGGCGCAAGGGCAGCCCGCGCGAGAAGGAGTTTCGCCTGCTGGCCGACGCATTGAAGGCGGCGGCCTAGCTTATCCCCCCTCCCCCATGAAGCTGCGCTTCACAGGGAGGAAATCTAGTCCATGTGCTTCAGCCCGACCCTCAGATAGTCCCAGCCGGTGACCAGGGTCAGGGCGGCCGCGGCCCAGAGGCTGATCAGGCCGACGAGATGGACCCACGGCCATTGCGGCAGCGCGCCCGAGAGGATCAGCGCACCGAGCGACACCAGCTGGAAGGTCGTCTTCCACTTGGCGAGCTGGCTGACCGGCACCGAGACGCGAAGGGTGGCGAGGAACTCGCGCAGGCCCGAGACGATGATTTCCCGCAAGAGGATGACGAGCGCGGGAATGAGGTGCCATTCGGCGATGACCGGAGTCCCGTCGAGCGGCGGCCGGGCCACGAGGAGGACGATCACCGAGGCGACCATGATCTTGTCCGCGATCGGATCGAGAAACTGGCCGAGCCGCGACACCGTCCCCTGGGCGCGGGCGAGGTAGCCGTCGAGATAATCGGTGATTCCGACCAGGCAGTAGAGCACGAAGGTCACCGCATAATCCCACCCGCCCGGTCTCCACAGCAGGAAGACGAGGATGGGCACGGCGAGGATGCGCGAGAGCGTCAGCAGGTTGGGCAGCGTCAACATGCAAGGCCGGCCTTAGCCCCAATAGGGCAGGATTGGGAGCGCCTTGGCACGATTCGAACGGACATAGCCGGTTTGCGGGGTCTTGTGCGGCTTCGCGGGCGCGGACTATGACCATCGCGCAAGGCCCGTTTTTGATAACGACACAAGGATGCCGATAAAGTGATCACTGGCCTGGCGTCCGCCAAGGGACTTGCTCGCTTTCGTTCCCGATGACCGGAGCCTTCCATCTTCTCGGCACCCGCCGCTTCCTGCCGCTCTTCGCGACTCAGATGCTGGGCGCGTTCAACGACAATCTGTTCAAGAACGCGATGGTCCTGTTCGTCGTGTATCAGGTCTACAACAACGAGCAGGCGGAGACCTGGTTCAGCGCGATCACCACGGGCGTGTTCATTCTGCCCTTCTTTCTGCTTTCGGCTTTGTCGGGCCAGCTCGCCGACGCAACGGACAAGGCGCGGATCATTCGTATCGTCAAGGCGTGCGAGATCGCGATCATGATCGCCGGCGCGGCGGGCCTGCTGATGGCCTGGATGCTCTACGGGCCATCCGGGCAAGCGTGGCTGACGAGGCATGCGCCCTATCTCCAGCCCGTCTTCCACATCCTGTTCATGCCGCTGCTGTTGCTGGCCCTGTTCGCGATGGGGGTTCATTCGACCTTCTTCGGGCCGATCAAATACGCGATCCTGCCGCAGCAATTGCGCGCCGACGAAGTGCTGGGGGGGACCGGGCTGGTCGAGGCGGGGACCTATATCGCCATATTGGGCGGCACCCTGCTCGCCGGAGTCATTTCGGTTCAGGCCTCGGCGGCCGCCGTGATCGCGATCGCCGTGGTGGGTTATCTGACCGGACGGCGCGTGCCGCCGGCGCCCGCGCTCGAGGGCGGGCATCCCATCGACCTCAATGTCGTGCGCTCCTCGATCCGGCTCGTCCAGGCGACTCTCCACATCCCGCGCCTTTACCTCGCGATCGTCGCGATCAGCTTCTTCTGGACGATCGGTGCGGTGCTGTTCATCCAGTTCCCGCCGCTGGTGAAGAACGTGCTGACCTCGGACAAGTCGGTCGCCAGCCTGTTCCTCGCCATCTTCTCGGTCGGAGTCGCGATCGGCTCGGTGGCCGTGAACCGCTTGCTCAAGAACCAGGTGTCGGCGCGC
It encodes:
- a CDS encoding hydrogen peroxide-inducible genes activator translates to MSTYLPTLKQLQYLVALRDHGHFGRAAEACFVTQSTLSAGIKELESLIGVMLVERTRRVVRFTPLGIRVAEKAQRILRETEDLADMVRAAGEPLAGELRMGVIPTIAPFLLPTLLPRLRDQWPDLKLYLREETSQAACDALQRGQLDCVLLALPFACGEVERAELFEDRFLIAFPPGAADGLPDAVPASAIDETKLLLLEDGHCLKDHALSACNRPEMRAEAAILGTSLHTLVQMVDNGLGTTLVPQMAVTAGILEGTRIVARRLDADHPSRRIALVWRKGSPREKEFRLLADALKAAA
- the pgsA gene encoding CDP-diacylglycerol--glycerol-3-phosphate 3-phosphatidyltransferase: MLTLPNLLTLSRILAVPILVFLLWRPGGWDYAVTFVLYCLVGITDYLDGYLARAQGTVSRLGQFLDPIADKIMVASVIVLLVARPPLDGTPVIAEWHLIPALVILLREIIVSGLREFLATLRVSVPVSQLAKWKTTFQLVSLGALILSGALPQWPWVHLVGLISLWAAAALTLVTGWDYLRVGLKHMD
- a CDS encoding MFS transporter — its product is MTGAFHLLGTRRFLPLFATQMLGAFNDNLFKNAMVLFVVYQVYNNEQAETWFSAITTGVFILPFFLLSALSGQLADATDKARIIRIVKACEIAIMIAGAAGLLMAWMLYGPSGQAWLTRHAPYLQPVFHILFMPLLLLALFAMGVHSTFFGPIKYAILPQQLRADEVLGGTGLVEAGTYIAILGGTLLAGVISVQASAAAVIAIAVVGYLTGRRVPPAPALEGGHPIDLNVVRSSIRLVQATLHIPRLYLAIVAISFFWTIGAVLFIQFPPLVKNVLTSDKSVASLFLAIFSVGVAIGSVAVNRLLKNQVSARYATPSVLAMGLFVVAFHITAKTWIGAADGTLYRIGDFIHHPGAMPLVGSLLGIAVAGGMFVVPLYAFLTTTVPKAQAARTVAANNIVNSGAMVIGSVLALGLTQIGVTTEDQLLLAAAMCLVSAWLAWKLHKACDDAPCTDAEILPPTV